A DNA window from Malus domestica chromosome 12, GDT2T_hap1 contains the following coding sequences:
- the LOC114820195 gene encoding transcription repressor OFP6-like: protein MPTTTRRKLRLSKVTVDMGCSCRKPIKLFQIFHPKPKPSSKTLKQNNYNHFPPSSSSSSTPRNNNNNNKVYKDDCAPFLVTNSDAKATRPVRGFGRIGSESVAVEKDSGDPYLDFRHSMLQMILENEIYSKDDLRELLNCFLQLNSPCNHGIIIRAFTEIWNAVFSVRSGGSTLLHFANNKSRDY from the coding sequence ATGCCTACAACAACCAGAAGAAAGCTCCGGTTGAGCAAAGTCACGGTCGACATGGGATGCAGCTGCAGAAAACCTATTAAGCTCTTCCAAATATTccaccctaaacctaaaccctcctccaaaaccctaaaacaaaACAACTACAACCACttccctccttcttcttcttcttcttcaaccccacgcaacaacaacaacaacaacaaagtctacAAAGACGACTGTGCTCCATTTTTAGTCACAAATTCCGACGCAAAAGCCACGAGGCCCGTCAGGGGCTTCGGTAGAATCGGCAGCGAGAGCGTGGCTGTGGAGAAAGACTCCGGCGACCCTTACTTGGACTTTCGACACTCGATGCTACAGATGATACTGGAGAACGAGATATACTCGAAAGACGATCTCCGGGAGCTTCTCAACTGTTTCCTGCAGCTCAACTCGCCCTGCAACCACGGCATTATTATCAGGGCATTCACTGAGATCTGGAATGCTGTTTTCTCTGTCAGGTCTGGAGGTTCGACGTTGCTGCACTTTGCGAACAACAAGTCACGTGACTACTAG